The following proteins come from a genomic window of Solwaraspora sp. WMMA2065:
- a CDS encoding type II toxin-antitoxin system PemK/MazF family toxin: MRGDVYRLRAPRNEQKGARYAVVVQSDDLNLSTIIVAPTSASTHPYVFRPEVTVRGEPTRLMLDQLRAVDVEKAIGERVGRLSPAEMVEVNRLLRAVLDIL; the protein is encoded by the coding sequence GTGCGTGGTGACGTTTACCGGCTGCGCGCACCCCGCAATGAGCAAAAAGGAGCGCGGTACGCCGTGGTGGTGCAGTCCGACGATCTCAACCTGTCCACGATCATCGTCGCTCCTACCTCCGCCTCAACCCACCCGTACGTGTTCCGGCCCGAGGTCACCGTGCGCGGCGAGCCAACCCGACTCATGCTGGACCAACTGCGTGCCGTCGACGTCGAAAAGGCGATCGGCGAGCGCGTCGGCCGGCTGAGCCCGGCCGAGATGGTCGAGGTCAACCGGCTGCTACGCGCCGTTCTCGACATCCTTTGA
- a CDS encoding ATP-binding protein, which yields MEPPRLYRSREQRVVAGVAAGIAHHLRLPVVGVRVAFVVLIGFSGLGVLLYAAFWAVVPPATVGPPKRRDLGELLPFVAIGLGVILIQVLVFESSGVSATAGWLVAVIAVGTGIIWHQSAPERRRAWRETLPQVPWLGAVVDESDRRAFLLRFIGGGLLVAVGVIGVVAVYSPRGDFAAVINGVIFALVGLAGVGVVTAPVLWRTFNQLRTEREGRVREQERAELAAMIHDQVLHTLALIQRNAADPKTVQRLARGQERTLRNWLYKPTASPTERFAAALEQVAAEVEDTFGLSVEAVVVGDRGTDERVGALVAATREALVNAARHAGVQTVSLYAEVEPEQLSVFVRDRGAGFDPTRVGDHRHGVRGSIVGRMRRHGGRAEIISTPGSGTEVRLTLPVGPESRRPGPESRQPGEDGRHE from the coding sequence ATCGAGCCGCCACGTCTGTATCGCAGTCGCGAGCAGCGGGTGGTCGCCGGAGTCGCCGCCGGGATCGCCCACCACCTGCGACTGCCGGTGGTCGGCGTACGGGTGGCGTTCGTCGTACTGATCGGGTTCAGCGGCCTCGGGGTGCTGCTCTACGCGGCGTTCTGGGCGGTGGTGCCACCTGCGACCGTTGGGCCCCCGAAGCGTCGCGACCTGGGCGAACTACTGCCGTTCGTGGCGATCGGCCTCGGCGTCATCTTGATCCAGGTGCTGGTCTTCGAATCCAGTGGAGTGAGTGCCACCGCCGGCTGGCTGGTGGCGGTCATCGCGGTCGGGACCGGGATCATCTGGCACCAGTCGGCACCGGAGCGCCGGCGGGCCTGGCGGGAGACCCTGCCACAGGTGCCGTGGCTGGGCGCGGTGGTCGACGAGAGCGACCGCCGGGCCTTCCTGCTGCGGTTCATCGGCGGCGGGCTGCTGGTGGCGGTCGGCGTGATCGGGGTGGTGGCGGTGTATTCGCCCCGGGGCGACTTCGCCGCCGTCATCAACGGCGTCATCTTCGCCCTGGTCGGTCTCGCTGGCGTCGGGGTGGTCACCGCCCCGGTGCTGTGGCGGACGTTCAACCAGTTGCGCACCGAGCGGGAGGGCCGGGTCCGGGAGCAGGAGCGGGCCGAGCTTGCCGCGATGATCCACGACCAGGTGCTGCACACCTTGGCGCTGATCCAGCGCAACGCCGCCGACCCGAAGACCGTGCAGCGGCTGGCCCGGGGGCAGGAGCGGACGCTGCGGAACTGGCTCTACAAGCCGACCGCCTCGCCGACCGAGCGGTTCGCGGCGGCGTTGGAGCAGGTCGCGGCCGAGGTGGAAGACACTTTCGGATTGTCCGTCGAGGCCGTTGTGGTGGGCGACCGGGGCACCGACGAGCGGGTTGGCGCGCTGGTGGCGGCGACCCGGGAGGCGCTGGTCAACGCGGCGCGTCACGCCGGGGTGCAGACTGTGTCGCTGTACGCGGAGGTGGAGCCGGAGCAGCTCAGCGTCTTCGTCCGGGACCGGGGCGCGGGCTTTGACCCGACCCGGGTGGGGGACCACCGGCACGGGGTGCGCGGCTCGATCGTCGGCCGGATGCGCCGGCACGGCGGTCGAGCCGAGATCATTAGTACGCCGGGCTCGGGTACCGAGGTCCGGCTGACGCTGCCGGTCGGGCCGGAGAGCCGGCGGCCTGGGCCGGAGAGCCGACAGCCTGGAGAGGATGGCCGACATGAGTGA
- a CDS encoding ABC transporter substrate-binding protein translates to MRGKTLKVAVAATAIALFATACSSDGEDTTENNNSGGTLRIYASEPAFLLPSAGDDEPSILVIRQLYRGLVKYNAETGEPENDLAESIESEDNKTWTVTLKDGYTFDNGEPVNADAFIRAWNYTAYGPNAQNNAYFMKRIVGIDEVSGEEPAAEELSGLAKVDELTFTVELKEPFAGFPAIVGYSGFFPMAEACLEDTDACNETPIGNGPYKIEGSWEHDQRIQLARSETWAGEEKGAADVLDYKIYADVDAGYAAFQSGELDVMYTIPPARYQEAKQQYGDRMYEAPGDSFTYVGFPTYDERFADKRVRQAFSLAVDRQGIIDAVFDGRFTPAEGVVAPTFDGYRPGVCEYCTQDVERAKELLEEAGGWDGEPLVLWANAGAGHEQWLQAVGDQLKAALGIDYELKVNLQFPEYLATADEKEFTGPFRLGWGPDYPVVETYLYPLYGSGSDSNASGYNNPDFDALIAQGDAAADLEAAIPFYNQAEDLIVEDMPVIPMWFSKIAALYGENVDEFHWNKISDAEYGKITLKNS, encoded by the coding sequence ATGCGTGGGAAAACCCTAAAGGTGGCGGTCGCAGCGACCGCCATCGCTCTGTTCGCCACCGCTTGCAGTAGCGACGGCGAAGACACCACGGAGAACAACAACTCCGGCGGTACGCTTCGCATCTACGCCTCGGAGCCGGCGTTCCTGCTGCCGTCCGCTGGTGACGACGAGCCGTCCATCCTGGTCATCCGCCAGCTCTACCGTGGTCTGGTCAAGTACAACGCCGAGACCGGTGAGCCGGAGAACGACCTCGCCGAGTCGATCGAGTCCGAGGACAACAAGACCTGGACGGTCACGCTCAAGGACGGCTACACCTTCGACAACGGTGAGCCGGTCAACGCCGACGCCTTCATCCGGGCGTGGAACTACACGGCGTACGGGCCCAACGCCCAGAACAACGCCTACTTCATGAAGCGCATCGTCGGCATCGACGAGGTCAGCGGCGAGGAGCCGGCGGCCGAGGAGCTCTCCGGCCTGGCCAAGGTCGACGAGCTGACCTTCACCGTCGAGCTGAAGGAGCCGTTCGCCGGCTTCCCGGCGATCGTCGGCTACTCCGGGTTCTTCCCGATGGCCGAGGCCTGCCTCGAGGACACCGACGCCTGCAACGAGACCCCGATCGGCAACGGTCCGTACAAGATCGAGGGCAGCTGGGAGCACGACCAGCGGATCCAGTTGGCGCGCAGCGAGACCTGGGCCGGTGAGGAGAAGGGCGCGGCCGACGTCCTGGACTACAAGATCTACGCCGATGTGGACGCCGGCTACGCCGCCTTCCAGTCCGGCGAGCTGGACGTGATGTACACCATCCCGCCGGCGCGGTACCAGGAGGCCAAGCAGCAGTACGGCGACCGGATGTACGAGGCCCCCGGCGACAGCTTCACCTACGTCGGCTTCCCGACCTACGACGAGCGCTTCGCCGACAAGCGGGTCCGGCAGGCCTTCTCGCTCGCGGTCGACCGGCAGGGCATCATCGACGCCGTCTTCGACGGCCGGTTCACCCCCGCTGAGGGCGTTGTGGCGCCGACCTTCGACGGCTACCGCCCGGGTGTCTGCGAGTACTGCACCCAGGACGTCGAGCGGGCCAAGGAGCTGCTGGAAGAGGCCGGCGGCTGGGACGGCGAGCCGCTGGTGCTGTGGGCCAACGCCGGTGCCGGTCACGAGCAGTGGCTGCAGGCGGTCGGCGACCAGCTGAAGGCCGCGCTGGGCATCGACTACGAGCTGAAGGTCAACCTGCAGTTCCCCGAGTACCTGGCGACCGCCGACGAGAAGGAGTTCACCGGTCCGTTCCGGCTCGGCTGGGGCCCGGACTACCCGGTGGTCGAGACCTACCTCTACCCGCTCTACGGCTCCGGTTCGGACAGCAACGCGTCCGGCTACAACAACCCCGACTTCGACGCGCTGATCGCCCAGGGCGACGCCGCGGCGGACCTCGAGGCGGCCATCCCGTTCTACAACCAGGCCGAGGACCTCATCGTGGAGGACATG
- a CDS encoding phosphatidylcholine/phosphatidylserine synthase encodes MARAPWRRRRTTDSPRPAGRQWAGRRWTGPLRRSGSLARQVLLVRVGRSGSDRLRFGRRSADSVGRYRVDPLTAAEIAAIVPLSPAVGPVGPAPATGVEDRPIAPDDHTATADSRPGELPPAAVPLLPGTPTAARRAGFVLVNSTTLASLTLGLTAIFLAMEGDVRPAAACLIACVVFDGLDGALARRLGVASPFGAQMDSLADMCSFGLAAPVVVYASLAGSVSTTAAAVACALVAGCAAIRLARFNVSPCDGRFFTGVPTTLAAAVLGLGVLIDVPIPGGAQLAVVALLAFAMISSFPYAKLARLIKLPPWLWVVPVVGALIDARLTFGLTVLAYLVSGPVLWLHQRRAT; translated from the coding sequence GTGGCGAGAGCCCCGTGGCGGCGGCGGCGTACGACTGACAGTCCCCGGCCGGCAGGACGTCAATGGGCGGGCCGTCGATGGACCGGTCCGCTTCGTCGTAGTGGCAGCCTGGCCCGCCAGGTCCTGCTGGTGCGGGTCGGCCGCAGCGGCAGCGACCGGCTCCGTTTCGGCCGGCGGTCGGCGGACTCCGTCGGACGGTACCGGGTTGACCCGCTGACGGCGGCCGAGATCGCCGCGATCGTTCCGCTCAGCCCGGCGGTCGGTCCGGTCGGTCCGGCACCTGCCACCGGTGTCGAGGACCGCCCGATCGCCCCCGACGACCACACCGCCACGGCGGACAGCCGGCCCGGAGAGCTGCCGCCGGCTGCCGTACCGCTGCTGCCCGGCACCCCGACGGCGGCCCGGCGGGCCGGCTTCGTGCTGGTCAACTCGACTACGCTGGCCAGCCTCACGCTCGGCCTCACCGCCATCTTCCTGGCGATGGAAGGCGACGTACGCCCGGCTGCGGCCTGCCTGATCGCCTGCGTGGTCTTCGACGGACTCGACGGGGCGCTGGCCCGCCGGCTCGGGGTGGCGAGCCCGTTCGGCGCGCAGATGGACTCACTCGCCGACATGTGCTCGTTCGGGCTGGCCGCCCCGGTCGTCGTCTACGCCTCGCTGGCCGGCTCGGTCTCCACCACCGCCGCGGCGGTCGCCTGCGCCCTGGTCGCCGGCTGCGCAGCGATCCGGCTGGCCCGGTTCAACGTGTCGCCGTGCGACGGCCGGTTCTTCACCGGCGTACCGACCACGCTGGCCGCCGCCGTCCTCGGTCTCGGCGTGCTGATCGACGTCCCGATCCCCGGCGGTGCGCAGCTGGCGGTCGTGGCGCTGCTGGCCTTCGCGATGATCTCCAGCTTCCCGTACGCGAAGCTGGCCCGGCTGATCAAGCTGCCGCCGTGGCTGTGGGTCGTGCCGGTGGTCGGCGCGTTGATCGACGCGCGGCTGACCTTCGGCCTGACCGTGCTGGCCTACCTGGTGAGCGGGCCGGTGCTCTGGCTGCACCAGCGGCGGGCCACCTGA
- a CDS encoding response regulator transcription factor: MSEPTSQPAAGGAPGQPDGRRLRVFLVDDHAMFRTGVRAELGAHVDVVGEASTVAEAVSGIAAVGPDVVLLDVHMPDGGGRAVLDAVLRGSGVARPSVRFLALSVSDAAEDVIGLIRAGARGYVTKTISPDDLAAAIQRVADGDAVFSPRLAGFVLDAFAARPDAPVVDPELDQLTNREREVLRLLARGYAYKEIAKELFISIKTVETHVSNVLRKLQMSNRYELSRWAADRRLI; encoded by the coding sequence ATGAGTGAACCGACCAGCCAGCCGGCGGCGGGTGGGGCACCGGGGCAGCCGGACGGACGGCGGTTGCGGGTATTCCTGGTCGACGACCATGCGATGTTCCGTACCGGGGTCCGCGCCGAACTCGGCGCCCACGTGGATGTGGTGGGCGAGGCGAGCACGGTGGCCGAGGCGGTCAGCGGGATCGCCGCGGTCGGCCCCGACGTGGTGCTGCTCGACGTACACATGCCTGATGGTGGGGGACGGGCGGTGCTGGACGCGGTGCTGCGGGGCTCGGGCGTGGCGCGGCCGTCGGTGCGGTTCCTGGCGCTGAGCGTCTCGGACGCGGCGGAGGACGTGATCGGGCTGATCCGGGCCGGCGCACGTGGCTACGTGACAAAGACGATCTCACCGGACGATCTGGCGGCGGCGATCCAACGGGTGGCCGACGGGGATGCGGTGTTCAGCCCCCGGCTGGCCGGGTTCGTGCTGGACGCGTTCGCCGCCCGGCCGGACGCGCCGGTGGTGGATCCGGAGCTGGACCAGCTGACCAACCGGGAGCGGGAGGTGCTGCGGCTACTCGCCCGGGGCTACGCCTACAAGGAGATCGCCAAGGAGCTGTTCATCTCGATCAAGACGGTGGAGACCCACGTCTCGAACGTGCTGCGCAAGCTGCAGATGTCGAACCGGTACGAACTGTCCAGATGGGCGGCGGACCGCCGGCTCATCTGA
- the guaA gene encoding glutamine-hydrolyzing GMP synthase, translating into MSTPRPVLVVDFGAQYAQLIARRVREAKVYSEIVPHDMPVAEMMAKEPAAIILSGGPASVYADGAPQVDPKLFDGGVPVFGICYGFQAMALALGGTVAHTGNREYGGTPLAARPEAGVLLRELPTEIPVWMSHGDCVTAAPEGFTVTAGSAGAPVAAFEDLAGRRAGVQFHPEVGHTAHGQLMLTRFLYDIAGIEPTWTPQNIIDEHVARIREQVGAKEVICGLSGGVDSAVAAALVHRAVGDQLTCVFVDHGLLRAGEAEQVESDYVAATGIKLKVVDATDQFLGALAGVTDPEQKRKIIGREFIRVFEAAAREVAAAGDVEFLVQGTLYPDVVESGGGTGTANIKSHHNVGGLPDDLQFALVEPLRTLFKDEVRALGLQLGLPEAMVWRHPFPGPGLAIRIIGAVDRQRLDLLRAADLIAREELTAAGLDRDVWQFPVVLLADVRSVGVQGDGRSYGHPVVLRPVSSEDAMTADWSRLPYEVIGRISTRITNEVPEVNRVVLDVTSKPPGTIEWE; encoded by the coding sequence ATGAGCACGCCGCGTCCGGTCCTGGTGGTGGACTTCGGAGCCCAGTACGCCCAGCTGATCGCCCGTCGGGTGCGCGAGGCCAAGGTCTACTCGGAGATCGTCCCGCACGACATGCCGGTGGCCGAGATGATGGCCAAGGAGCCGGCCGCGATCATCCTGTCCGGCGGCCCGGCCAGCGTCTACGCCGACGGTGCCCCGCAGGTCGACCCGAAGCTGTTCGACGGTGGGGTGCCGGTCTTCGGCATCTGCTACGGCTTCCAGGCGATGGCGCTGGCGCTCGGCGGCACGGTGGCGCACACCGGCAACCGGGAGTACGGCGGCACCCCGCTGGCCGCCCGTCCCGAGGCCGGAGTGCTGCTGCGGGAGCTGCCGACCGAGATCCCGGTGTGGATGAGTCACGGTGACTGCGTGACCGCCGCGCCGGAAGGGTTCACGGTCACCGCCGGCTCGGCCGGGGCGCCGGTCGCCGCGTTCGAGGATCTCGCCGGCCGGCGGGCCGGGGTGCAGTTCCACCCGGAGGTGGGGCACACCGCGCACGGCCAGCTGATGCTGACCCGCTTCCTGTACGACATCGCCGGCATCGAGCCGACCTGGACGCCGCAGAACATCATCGACGAGCATGTGGCCCGGATCCGCGAGCAGGTCGGTGCCAAGGAGGTCATCTGCGGGCTGTCCGGCGGAGTCGACTCGGCGGTCGCCGCCGCGTTGGTGCACCGGGCTGTCGGCGACCAGTTGACCTGTGTCTTCGTCGACCACGGGCTGCTGCGGGCAGGGGAGGCCGAGCAGGTCGAGTCGGACTACGTCGCCGCGACCGGGATCAAGTTGAAGGTGGTCGACGCCACCGACCAGTTCCTCGGCGCGCTGGCCGGGGTGACCGACCCGGAGCAGAAGCGCAAGATCATCGGTCGGGAGTTCATCCGGGTCTTCGAGGCGGCGGCCCGCGAGGTGGCCGCCGCCGGTGACGTCGAGTTCCTGGTGCAGGGCACCCTCTACCCGGACGTGGTGGAGTCCGGTGGCGGCACCGGCACCGCCAACATCAAGTCGCACCACAACGTCGGCGGGCTGCCGGACGACCTGCAGTTCGCCCTGGTCGAGCCGCTGCGCACGTTGTTCAAGGACGAGGTGCGGGCGCTCGGCCTGCAACTCGGGCTGCCGGAGGCGATGGTTTGGCGGCACCCGTTCCCCGGCCCGGGGCTGGCGATCCGGATCATCGGCGCGGTCGACCGGCAGCGGCTGGACCTGCTGCGCGCCGCCGATCTGATCGCCCGCGAGGAGCTGACCGCCGCCGGGCTGGACCGCGACGTCTGGCAGTTTCCGGTGGTGCTGCTGGCCGACGTGCGCAGCGTCGGGGTGCAGGGCGACGGGCGCAGCTACGGCCACCCGGTGGTGCTGCGTCCGGTGTCCAGTGAGGACGCCATGACTGCCGACTGGTCCCGGCTGCCGTACGAGGTGATCGGCCGGATCTCCACCCGGATCACCAATGAGGTGCCCGAAGTGAACCGGGTGGTGCTGGACGTGACCAGCAAGCCGCCGGGCACCATCGAGTGGGAGTGA
- a CDS encoding helix-turn-helix domain-containing protein, with product MWFVQLRYQFRVYPTPGQQIALAKAFGCARVVFNDGLRARRTAHEQGLPYVSDAELSRRVITRAKATPERAWLGVAG from the coding sequence GTGTGGTTCGTGCAGCTCCGGTACCAGTTCCGGGTCTATCCGACGCCCGGCCAGCAGATCGCGCTGGCGAAGGCGTTCGGATGCGCCCGGGTGGTGTTCAACGACGGGCTGCGCGCCCGGCGGACCGCCCACGAGCAGGGTCTGCCGTACGTGTCGGACGCCGAGCTGTCCAGGCGGGTCATCACGCGGGCCAAGGCGACTCCGGAGCGGGCGTGGCTGGGCGTGGCTGGGTGA
- a CDS encoding PspC domain-containing protein, whose amino-acid sequence MTDDPTKPGGPAQPPDPATEPAQPPDPADESTQPPDQATGPAGAASPAGESAGGTASAPPTDPPTTGYGWQPPPPQAEALASRYGLIRPRQGRYLAGVCGAIGRATNTDPVLWRVLLAVLGFFGGIGILVYLVVWLATPSEGDSTSPVEGLLGRGRSSTSPVTVLVIGILAAVMFGFIVTDGFRAVLLGSAVLIGGVLLLNRSLREDGPRPAGPPAPPPPGYGPPAAYSPPPPAGYGPPPPAGYGPPPPAGYGPPPYGPVAGAALAAAPVAAGQPAALGGYRAPFAPYGPYAGRSGPPGQFPPPPPVPPHPVPPPPSVAPRPRKERSRLGTITFSMIFVVLGLVTALDLTDLAPTPPSAYFAAVLATIAVGLLVGAWIGRARWLIALGLTAAAAVGVSSLAESAKEAASEPMVWKPATYGQVDSRYQATFGDAVLDLRNVDFTDRQKDVTVSLSFGKLRVYLPDEVDVRTETDMNAGNASVLGHRWDGFEQGRRIVEDLGSDGTGGGELTLRIEINAGDLEVIR is encoded by the coding sequence ATGACCGACGACCCGACCAAGCCAGGTGGACCGGCGCAGCCACCCGACCCAGCGACCGAACCGGCACAGCCACCCGACCCAGCGGACGAGTCGACGCAGCCACCCGACCAGGCAACGGGGCCGGCAGGGGCGGCCAGTCCAGCGGGCGAGTCGGCCGGCGGGACCGCGTCGGCCCCGCCGACGGACCCCCCCACCACCGGGTACGGCTGGCAGCCACCGCCTCCGCAGGCCGAGGCCCTCGCCTCGCGGTACGGGTTGATCAGGCCGCGTCAGGGCCGGTACCTGGCCGGGGTGTGCGGAGCCATCGGCCGGGCCACCAACACCGACCCGGTTCTGTGGCGGGTGCTGCTGGCGGTGCTCGGCTTCTTCGGCGGTATCGGCATCCTGGTGTATCTGGTGGTGTGGCTGGCCACCCCGAGTGAGGGGGACAGCACCTCGCCGGTGGAAGGGCTGCTTGGCCGGGGCCGGTCGAGTACTTCACCGGTCACCGTCCTGGTGATCGGCATCCTCGCCGCTGTCATGTTCGGCTTCATCGTGACCGACGGGTTCCGGGCCGTCCTGCTCGGTTCGGCGGTGCTGATCGGCGGCGTGTTGCTGCTCAACCGCAGTCTCCGGGAGGACGGTCCGCGACCGGCTGGACCCCCGGCGCCGCCACCGCCGGGATACGGCCCACCGGCCGCGTACAGCCCACCGCCACCGGCCGGGTACGGTCCGCCGCCACCGGCGGGATACGGTCCGCCGCCACCGGCGGGATACGGTCCGCCGCCGTACGGGCCGGTAGCGGGAGCGGCGCTAGCGGCCGCACCGGTCGCCGCCGGCCAGCCGGCAGCCCTCGGGGGCTACCGGGCACCATTCGCGCCCTACGGCCCGTACGCGGGTCGTAGCGGGCCACCGGGGCAGTTTCCCCCGCCACCTCCGGTCCCACCGCACCCGGTGCCACCGCCACCGTCGGTCGCGCCACGGCCCCGTAAGGAACGGTCCCGGCTGGGCACCATCACATTTTCGATGATCTTCGTGGTGCTCGGGCTGGTCACCGCGCTCGACCTGACCGACCTGGCGCCCACGCCACCCTCGGCCTACTTCGCGGCGGTACTCGCCACGATCGCGGTCGGGCTGCTGGTCGGGGCCTGGATCGGCCGGGCCCGCTGGCTCATCGCGCTGGGTCTGACGGCTGCCGCAGCGGTCGGTGTCTCCAGCCTCGCCGAGTCGGCCAAGGAGGCCGCATCGGAGCCGATGGTGTGGAAACCGGCCACCTACGGCCAGGTGGATTCGCGTTACCAGGCAACGTTCGGCGACGCCGTGCTGGACCTGCGCAACGTGGACTTCACCGACCGGCAGAAGGACGTGACGGTCTCGCTGTCGTTCGGCAAACTTCGCGTCTACCTGCCGGACGAGGTCGACGTACGGACCGAGACCGACATGAACGCCGGTAACGCGTCCGTGCTCGGACACCGCTGGGACGGCTTCGAGCAGGGCCGCCGCATCGTGGAGGACCTCGGATCGGACGGTACCGGCGGCGGCGAACTCACCCTGCGGATCGAAATCAACGCCGGCGACCTGGAGGTCATCCGATGA
- a CDS encoding phosphatidylserine decarboxylase produces the protein MSDTPVPVTSVLRARADVGDRAARALTAELARDNAAKHVLLVEVAPGSMLVDAAIDALLPGDTMTVVPASVDQTAQLRAEIAGHGPWVDERVRVIETASAADPADLLIIGTVLTGSGEQARVMIDGYGKYLTEGAVLSVAVAALPGGTSGAAAELDRQVALFGVGSDLVLRNVPPLRVHRLRFTPAPVDRAAKLGPAFRTSSVPLTRGMHIDSSGVAAAGIALGLAAATRLARPKSRLWLLPALAAGPVAAFFRDPQRDVPEDPTAVVAASDGRVLSVERVHDERLGATGFLRIAVFLSVLDVHVNRSPVAGRVVDHFVTDGGFAAAMKPAAEHNVAAYTVLETARGRVVVAQRTGMVARRIAHRAPVGSLLAKGERFGLIRFGSRTDVYLPADAAEALVGPGDRVAGGSSVIARWR, from the coding sequence ATGTCCGACACCCCCGTACCAGTCACTTCCGTGCTTCGTGCCCGCGCCGACGTCGGCGACCGCGCCGCCCGGGCGCTGACCGCCGAACTCGCCCGGGACAACGCGGCGAAGCACGTCCTGCTGGTCGAGGTGGCCCCGGGATCGATGCTGGTCGACGCCGCCATCGACGCACTGCTACCCGGCGACACGATGACCGTGGTGCCGGCCAGCGTCGACCAGACGGCACAGCTGCGGGCGGAGATCGCCGGCCACGGCCCGTGGGTCGACGAACGGGTCCGGGTGATCGAGACGGCGTCGGCCGCCGACCCGGCCGACCTGCTCATCATCGGGACCGTCCTCACCGGCAGTGGTGAGCAGGCCCGCGTCATGATCGACGGCTACGGCAAGTACCTCACCGAAGGCGCCGTGCTGTCCGTGGCCGTCGCTGCGCTGCCGGGCGGCACCTCGGGTGCGGCCGCCGAACTGGACCGGCAGGTGGCGCTCTTCGGCGTCGGCAGTGACCTGGTGCTGCGCAACGTCCCGCCGCTGCGGGTGCACCGGCTGCGGTTCACCCCGGCGCCGGTCGACCGGGCCGCCAAGCTGGGGCCGGCGTTCCGGACGAGCAGCGTGCCGCTGACCCGGGGGATGCACATCGATTCCAGCGGCGTGGCCGCCGCCGGGATCGCCCTCGGGCTGGCCGCGGCGACCCGGCTGGCCCGGCCGAAGAGCCGGCTCTGGCTGCTGCCGGCGTTGGCCGCCGGCCCGGTCGCCGCGTTCTTCCGCGATCCGCAACGCGACGTTCCGGAGGATCCGACCGCCGTGGTCGCGGCGAGCGACGGCCGGGTGCTGTCGGTGGAGCGGGTGCACGACGAACGGCTCGGTGCCACCGGGTTCCTGCGGATCGCGGTCTTCCTCTCGGTGCTCGACGTGCACGTCAACCGCAGCCCGGTGGCCGGCCGGGTGGTCGACCACTTCGTCACCGACGGCGGTTTCGCCGCCGCGATGAAGCCGGCCGCCGAGCACAACGTCGCCGCGTACACGGTGCTGGAGACCGCTCGGGGCCGGGTGGTGGTCGCGCAGCGTACCGGAATGGTGGCCCGACGGATCGCGCACCGCGCCCCGGTCGGCAGTCTACTCGCCAAGGGTGAGCGGTTCGGGCTGATCAGGTTCGGTTCACGCACCGACGTCTACCTGCCGGCGGACGCCGCCGAGGCGCTGGTCGGGCCGGGTGACCGGGTGGCCGGTGGCAGCTCGGTGATCGCCCGCTGGCGCTGA
- a CDS encoding NUDIX domain-containing protein, with amino-acid sequence MTPALEPLRRIAAYAVCADSEDRVLLVRASPRSGTPGVWSLPGGAVDHGEDPNHTVVRETAAETGISVAITGLRDVLADMRSLPRRGITLHTDRLIYDASIRGGQICHRINQPTDLARWCSLDEAKQLPLRPFTASALGLPPETIDLRPDTAPDFPSFYAVPGPDGLHRAQRFAAYAVATDPARRVLLTRIAPGYPGAGRWHLPGGGTDYGEQPGTALIRELVEETGQRGRLVRLLGVASHRDAASLGPEGYPIDWHGVRAFYQVEVDRPSLPIVTDIGGSTSEARWFARTDLAAIRSELTEVTAEAVGAARLV; translated from the coding sequence GTGACTCCCGCCCTAGAGCCGCTTCGCAGGATCGCGGCATACGCTGTCTGTGCCGATTCGGAGGACCGGGTTCTGCTGGTCCGCGCCTCTCCGCGCTCTGGTACACCCGGGGTGTGGTCGCTGCCGGGAGGAGCGGTGGACCACGGGGAGGATCCCAACCACACCGTGGTCCGGGAGACCGCCGCGGAAACCGGCATTTCGGTCGCGATCACCGGGTTGCGTGACGTGCTTGCCGACATGCGCTCCCTTCCTCGGCGCGGAATCACCCTGCACACCGACCGGTTGATCTACGATGCGTCGATCCGTGGCGGGCAGATCTGCCACCGGATCAACCAGCCTACCGACCTCGCCCGGTGGTGCAGTCTGGACGAGGCGAAGCAACTGCCGCTGCGTCCGTTCACCGCCAGTGCCCTCGGCCTGCCGCCGGAGACGATCGACCTGCGCCCGGACACCGCTCCCGACTTCCCGTCGTTCTACGCCGTACCGGGGCCGGACGGGCTGCACCGGGCGCAACGGTTCGCCGCGTACGCGGTCGCCACCGATCCGGCTCGGCGGGTCCTGCTGACCCGGATCGCGCCCGGCTACCCGGGTGCCGGTCGGTGGCATCTGCCCGGCGGTGGCACCGACTACGGCGAACAGCCTGGCACGGCGCTGATCCGAGAGCTGGTCGAGGAGACCGGCCAGCGTGGCAGGCTGGTCCGGCTGCTCGGCGTGGCCAGCCACCGGGACGCGGCCTCGCTCGGTCCGGAGGGCTACCCGATCGACTGGCACGGGGTGCGCGCCTTCTACCAGGTGGAGGTGGACCGCCCGTCGCTGCCGATCGTCACTGACATCGGTGGGTCGACCTCGGAGGCCCGCTGGTTCGCTCGGACGGATCTGGCTGCCATCCGGTCGGAGCTGACCGAGGTGACCGCCGAGGCGGTCGGAGCCGCCCGGCTGGTCTGA